The Tenuifilum thalassicum genome includes the window CGCTTGCCAATTGTGAGCAACCACCCTGCCAGGTTGAGGTAATTGTAGTGGTAAATCATCCAGAAGGTTCAAGCAATGAGATTATTAATCAATCTCAGAAGGCTTTATCGATAGTTGATGATGTAAATAAAAAATTGGGCCATAAGAATTTAAGATTCTTATCTATTCCTGCTTTTAACCTTCCTAAAAAACATGCTGGCGTTGGATATGCCCGCCAAATTGGAATGGATGAGGCTGCTTTCAGGTTTTTAAGTGTATCAAACTATAACGGAATAATAGCTTGCTTTGATGCCGATACAGAATGTATGCAAAATTATTTGGTTGAGTTATATCGGCTTTGGCAAAAGTTTCCTAAAAATCAAGCATGTTCGGTTCGTTTTGAGCATCCAGTTGATGGCAACAAATTCTCTGATGAAATTTATGAGGCAATCGTTGAGTATGAGCTCCATTTGAGGTATTACAACCTGGCCAGCCGTTATATTGGATTCCCCTTTGCTTATCACACTGTGGGTTCTGCAATGGCTTGTAGCGCTGAAGCATATGTCAAGTTTGGTGGAATGAATAGAAGGCAGGCTGGAGAAGATTTCTACTTTTTGCAAAAGATTATACCACATGGTCAATTTCGGGAACTAAATAGTACCTGTATTTATCCTTCCCCAAGAATCTCGAACCGTGTTCCTTTTGGAACAGGAAAGGTTATTGCTGAGCGAATCGCAAAAAAAGCATCTATCTTTACTTATAACCATGAGTCGTTTTTGGACCTAAAGCCTTTTTTGTTTGAGGTAGAGAAGCTTTTTGATGCTAGCGATGAACAAACAGCTCAATTTATAAATAGACAGAAAATATCGGTAAAAGAATTTTTTACGTTGCATAATGCAATTGATAGTATTAGAAATATTCGTAAAAACACATCGAATGCAAAATCTTTCAAAAAAAGATTCTTTTTGTGGTTCGACGGTTTTTTGCTTTTAAAGTTTTTAAACTTTGCCTCGGAAAATCTTTATGAAAAGAAACCTGTAGTTGAGGAAACAATAAGATTACTGTCCTTAATGGAGCCAAACACAAACATTACAAGTAATCCAAAGGCATTGTTAGCATTGTTAAGAGATTTAAACAGAAAGGAATATGTAGTTAAACTCTGAATCCTACTATTAGAATATCGTCTATCTGATCGTTATTTACACCTCGCCAATCTAAATGAACTTTTTCCAATATTTCCCTTTGTTCTTGCATTGGTTTTTGATGGATTTCAAGCAAAGTTCTTTTTAATCTTTTAACCATAAATTTACGACCCTCTGGACCTCCAAATTGGTCGGCATAGCCATCGGAGAACATATAGAAAGTATCGCCTGGCAGATAGTTTATCTCGTGATTTGTGAATGATTTAAAATCATTTAAATGTATTGCTACTGGCATTTTATCTGCTTTGTATTCAATGAGTTCTCCGTTTCTAATTTGATAGAGAGGGTTGTATGCTCCAGCCCACTCAATCATTTGGTTACTCTTATCGATAACACAAAGGGATATATCCATACCGTCTTTTTGCTCTTCGAGCTTACCCGTTTGGCTTAAGGTTGTTTTAATGTGATTTCTAAGGTTATTCAGGATTTCTGCTGGTTGAAGAATATTTTCCTTATTAACAATCTCATATAAAAACGAAACGCCTAGCATGCTCATAAATGCTCCTGGTACGCCATGACCTGTACAATCGGCAGCAACAAGTACAACTTTTTCGTTTTTATGTGT containing:
- a CDS encoding glycosyltransferase, with the protein product MKWQGYFDRKNFRPKIKEVPKKELGIVVVIPCYNEPNLYDSLKSLANCEQPPCQVEVIVVVNHPEGSSNEIINQSQKALSIVDDVNKKLGHKNLRFLSIPAFNLPKKHAGVGYARQIGMDEAAFRFLSVSNYNGIIACFDADTECMQNYLVELYRLWQKFPKNQACSVRFEHPVDGNKFSDEIYEAIVEYELHLRYYNLASRYIGFPFAYHTVGSAMACSAEAYVKFGGMNRRQAGEDFYFLQKIIPHGQFRELNSTCIYPSPRISNRVPFGTGKVIAERIAKKASIFTYNHESFLDLKPFLFEVEKLFDASDEQTAQFINRQKISVKEFFTLHNAIDSIRNIRKNTSNAKSFKKRFFLWFDGFLLLKFLNFASENLYEKKPVVEETIRLLSLMEPNTNITSNPKALLALLRDLNRKEYVVKL